The following coding sequences are from one Brienomyrus brachyistius isolate T26 chromosome 2, BBRACH_0.4, whole genome shotgun sequence window:
- the LOC125715204 gene encoding sterile alpha motif domain-containing protein 3-like isoform X1, which yields MSEKVHVPQEFRSYTDGQYFTENPFLAKDEFTIALVLYIDDFEVANPLGTSKLKHKMCAVYWVIANIPSKYRSTLSSIQLALLCNTSTVKECGYAKVFQPLIYDLKLLEQNGVYLEQLGASVKGTVLYVAADNLAAHSLAGFLESFTVDKFCRFCLASSRDTQQQEMAMEQKLTMRVIISEGDIRKMTMNPRPYILEDLISWLKGTLQTNYNFTLQYQDPEFNNELCNLTDLSELPDKPTVKIIPIIELVPVPGGSELCSDTGSQADTEILSISLDRSSQWPAVFEIPKFQVDVDYRLRQGNLQYFRDATFLKVTKELKHDILEKLAETMYAFKAYPTKEDFETVAKALVQTHPCLKETGSHSGWNGWKNSLKFKMGNYRTKMRQLGRLDVTVNGGKRRSDTTNGDPANTQIKKPKKGEINFLPDFPEGMTDQNMEVAREVLVNEMMKTKPRESLVKKEMDVTFAFRRKEIVNEKPAISQVVHRWPALFTENQVYYEFGRVVGKNLRENFLDALDNLSPSLMDLFKKKKGLTGQLLAELLYQTKTTEPTDVRCLCLRGLPVTLGDDPSAFFKTCFDTADNDLYRQTPVGLLFIGEENLKLNPSKVGIILEGNVVMDDLANLPQAFYVLFGLIYALHLDYPRYMKNTFCFVQQVMFNLGKSELPPKIQTLKNQLAV from the exons ATGTCAGAAAAAGTACATGTCCCTCAGGAATTCAGATCATATACTGATGGGCAATACTTTACTGAAAATCCATTTCTTGCAAAAGATGAGTTCACAATTGCTCTTGTACTTTACATTGATGACTTTGAAGTCGCCAATCCTCTTGGAACATCAAAGCTTAAACACAAGATGTGTGCAGTATACTGGGTTATTGCAAACATACCTTCAAAATATCGGTCAACCCTCAGCTCTATCCAACTTGCTCTACTGTGCAATACCTCCACAGTCAAGGAGTGTGGTTATGCAAAAGTTTTCCAACCTCTGATCTATGATCTAAAATTATTGGAGCAGAATGGCGTTTACCTGGAGCAACTAGGTGCAAGTGTGAAAGGTACAGTCTTGTATGTTGCAGCTGACAATCTTGCTGCCCACTCTCTTGCAGGTTTCCTGGAGAGTTTTACTGTCGACAAGTTCTGCAGATTCTGTTTGGCAAGCAGTAGAGACACTCAACAACAAGAG ATGGCCATGGAACAGAAATTAACAATGCGGGTTATCATCTCCGAGGGTGATATAAGAAAGATGACAATGAACCCTCGACCATACATACTTGAAGATTTGATTAGCTGGCTCAAAGGCACTCTCCAAACAAACTACAATTTTACCTTACAGTACCAAGATCCTGAATTTAACAATGAATTATGCAACCTCACAGACTTGTCTGAGCTCCCAGATAAACCAACGGTCAAAATCATCCCTATCATTGAGCTTGTACCAGTCCCTGGAGGTTCTGAATTATGTAGTGACACAGGCAGCCAAGCAGACACCGAGATCCTGTCCATCTCTTTGGATAGAAGTTCTCAGTGGCCAGCGGTATTTGAAATTCCAAAATTTCAAGTCGATGTAGATTATAGACTACGCCAAGGTAACCTGCAGTATTTCAGGGATGCAACCTTTCTTAAAGTCACAAAAGAACTAAAGCATGACATACTCGAGAAATTGGCTGAGACCATGTATGCATTTAAAGCATACCCAACAAAGGAAGATTTTGAGACTGTTGCTAAGGCTttagtgcaaacacacccatgccTTAAAGAAACTGGGTCACACTCTGGCTGGAATGGTTGGAAGAATAGCCTTAAGTTCAAAATGGGTAATTATAGAACCAAAATGCGGCAGCTGGGTCGACTTGATGTTACTGTCAATGGTGGCAAGCGAAGAAGTGACACTACAAATGGCGATCCTGCAAACACACAGATCAAGAAGCCAAAGAAAGGGGAAATAAATTTCCTGCCTGATTTTCCAGAGGGGATGACTGACCAAAACATGGAAGTAGCTCGTGAGGTTCTGGTCAATGAAATGATGAAGACAAAGCCAAGGGAATCCCTGGTTAAGAAAGAGATGGATGTGACGTTTGCTTTTCGCAGAAAGGAGATTGTCAATGAGAAGCCTGCCATCAGCCAGGTGGTGCATCGTTGGCCAGCTCTTTTTACAGAAAATCAG GTTTATTATGAATTTGGCAGAGTGGTAGGGAAAAATCTCAGAGAGAACTTCTTGGATGCACTTGACAATTTGTCTCCAAGCCTCATGGACCTCTTCAAAAAGAAGAAAGGCCTTACTGGTCAGCTTTTGGCTGAACTTTTATACCAGACAAAG ACAACTGAGCCAACAGACGTCAGATGCCTTTGTCTTCGGGGACTGCCGGTCACCTTGGGTGATGATCCTTCTGCCTTCTTCAAGACCTGCTTT GACACAGCTGACAATGACTTGTACAGGCAAACTCCAGTGGGATTGCTTTTCATTGGTGAAGAGAACCTTAAGCTGAACCCATCCAAAGTGGGAATCATCTTGGAAGGGAATGTGGTGATGGATGATCTGGCCAACCTTCCTCAGGCCTTCTATGTCCTTTTTGGACTGATATATGCCCTGCACCTGGACTATCCCAGATACATGAAAAACACTTTTTGCTTTGTTCAGCAGGTGATGTTTAACCTGGGTAAAAGTGAGCTGCCACCAAAAATTCAGACTCTGAAAAACCAACTTGCAGTGTAA
- the LOC125715204 gene encoding sterile alpha motif domain-containing protein 3-like isoform X2, which produces MAMEQKLTMRVIISEGDIRKMTMNPRPYILEDLISWLKGTLQTNYNFTLQYQDPEFNNELCNLTDLSELPDKPTVKIIPIIELVPVPGGSELCSDTGSQADTEILSISLDRSSQWPAVFEIPKFQVDVDYRLRQGNLQYFRDATFLKVTKELKHDILEKLAETMYAFKAYPTKEDFETVAKALVQTHPCLKETGSHSGWNGWKNSLKFKMGNYRTKMRQLGRLDVTVNGGKRRSDTTNGDPANTQIKKPKKGEINFLPDFPEGMTDQNMEVAREVLVNEMMKTKPRESLVKKEMDVTFAFRRKEIVNEKPAISQVVHRWPALFTENQVYYEFGRVVGKNLRENFLDALDNLSPSLMDLFKKKKGLTGQLLAELLYQTKTTEPTDVRCLCLRGLPVTLGDDPSAFFKTCFDTADNDLYRQTPVGLLFIGEENLKLNPSKVGIILEGNVVMDDLANLPQAFYVLFGLIYALHLDYPRYMKNTFCFVQQVMFNLGKSELPPKIQTLKNQLAV; this is translated from the exons ATGGCCATGGAACAGAAATTAACAATGCGGGTTATCATCTCCGAGGGTGATATAAGAAAGATGACAATGAACCCTCGACCATACATACTTGAAGATTTGATTAGCTGGCTCAAAGGCACTCTCCAAACAAACTACAATTTTACCTTACAGTACCAAGATCCTGAATTTAACAATGAATTATGCAACCTCACAGACTTGTCTGAGCTCCCAGATAAACCAACGGTCAAAATCATCCCTATCATTGAGCTTGTACCAGTCCCTGGAGGTTCTGAATTATGTAGTGACACAGGCAGCCAAGCAGACACCGAGATCCTGTCCATCTCTTTGGATAGAAGTTCTCAGTGGCCAGCGGTATTTGAAATTCCAAAATTTCAAGTCGATGTAGATTATAGACTACGCCAAGGTAACCTGCAGTATTTCAGGGATGCAACCTTTCTTAAAGTCACAAAAGAACTAAAGCATGACATACTCGAGAAATTGGCTGAGACCATGTATGCATTTAAAGCATACCCAACAAAGGAAGATTTTGAGACTGTTGCTAAGGCTttagtgcaaacacacccatgccTTAAAGAAACTGGGTCACACTCTGGCTGGAATGGTTGGAAGAATAGCCTTAAGTTCAAAATGGGTAATTATAGAACCAAAATGCGGCAGCTGGGTCGACTTGATGTTACTGTCAATGGTGGCAAGCGAAGAAGTGACACTACAAATGGCGATCCTGCAAACACACAGATCAAGAAGCCAAAGAAAGGGGAAATAAATTTCCTGCCTGATTTTCCAGAGGGGATGACTGACCAAAACATGGAAGTAGCTCGTGAGGTTCTGGTCAATGAAATGATGAAGACAAAGCCAAGGGAATCCCTGGTTAAGAAAGAGATGGATGTGACGTTTGCTTTTCGCAGAAAGGAGATTGTCAATGAGAAGCCTGCCATCAGCCAGGTGGTGCATCGTTGGCCAGCTCTTTTTACAGAAAATCAG GTTTATTATGAATTTGGCAGAGTGGTAGGGAAAAATCTCAGAGAGAACTTCTTGGATGCACTTGACAATTTGTCTCCAAGCCTCATGGACCTCTTCAAAAAGAAGAAAGGCCTTACTGGTCAGCTTTTGGCTGAACTTTTATACCAGACAAAG ACAACTGAGCCAACAGACGTCAGATGCCTTTGTCTTCGGGGACTGCCGGTCACCTTGGGTGATGATCCTTCTGCCTTCTTCAAGACCTGCTTT GACACAGCTGACAATGACTTGTACAGGCAAACTCCAGTGGGATTGCTTTTCATTGGTGAAGAGAACCTTAAGCTGAACCCATCCAAAGTGGGAATCATCTTGGAAGGGAATGTGGTGATGGATGATCTGGCCAACCTTCCTCAGGCCTTCTATGTCCTTTTTGGACTGATATATGCCCTGCACCTGGACTATCCCAGATACATGAAAAACACTTTTTGCTTTGTTCAGCAGGTGATGTTTAACCTGGGTAAAAGTGAGCTGCCACCAAAAATTCAGACTCTGAAAAACCAACTTGCAGTGTAA